From Demequina capsici:
GGCCTCGAGGAGGCTCCCGTCACGTTCGACGACGTGTCGCGGCAGGATGCACTCGCGTACTCCGACATGTTCCACTCGCTCCGCGGCTCCGGGATCGCCCTTCCGCCCAGCGCCTACGAGGCCTGGTTCGTATCGCTCGCCCACACCGACGAGCACGTGGGCAAGGTCGTCGACGCGATCATCGCCTGGGGCGGTCGCGAGGCCAAGCAGCCCTAGGGATCGCGCGCCGCTCCAGGCGTCCGTCATGCTCGCGTCAGCGTCGTCGTCACGGTTCTCACCGCGTCGTGCCGGCTCGGGTGAGGTTCCGGACACCGGCGCCGACGCTTCGACAACAGCGGATCACTCTGCCAGCCGTGAGCGTCGCGCCTGATATTCGCCTCTTCTCGCATGCGCGCCTGGGCGCCGCTACGCCGTCTCACAGCGTGGTCGCGCGGCGGGTGAGACCGATGTCGCGCAGGTTTCACCTCCTGGTGCCCTCCGGTGAAACGTCACCTGCCTACCGTCGTCATTGTCCGATTCGCACGGTCCTCCATGGCGGAGGCCGCGGGCAAGGTCCTGGGAGGGGCAATGACGATCTCAGACAAGGCAGAGGCTCTCGACATCGAGCCAGGCGTCATCGGCAAGGGGCGCTGGATCGAGCGCTGGATCCCGGAGAACGAGCTCTTCTGGGAGGCGCGCGGCAAGCAGATCGCCTTCCGCAACCTCGCGTTCTCCATCGTGGCGGAGCACATCGGGTTCTCCGTGTGGCTGCTGTGGTCGATCGTCGTCGTCAAGATGTACGGCACGTTCGACAGCTCGGGTGCCCTGGTCGCCGCAGGCGCCAACGGCTGGGCGCTGACCGCCGGACAGGGGTTCACGCTCCTGGCGGTCGCCTCCGGCGTAGGCGCGTTCCTGCGGATCCCGTACACCTTCGCAGTCCCGGTGTTCGGAGGCCGGAACTGGACGGTCATCTCGGCCATGCTGCTCCTGGTGCCGACCCTGGGGCTCGCGTGGGCCGTCAGCCATCCGGAGCTGCCCTTCACGACGCTGGTGCTCGTGGCCGCCACCGCAGGGTTCGGCGGAGGCAACTTCGCGTCGTCCATGGCGAACATCTCGTTCTTCTACCCGGAGAGGCGCAAGGGATGGGCGCTCGGCCTGAACGCCGCGGGCGGCAACATCGGGGTCGCGGTCGCTCAGAAGCTCGTGCCCCTCGCGATCGGCCTCGGCGGCCTGGGCCTCGCCAACGCGGGCCTCGTGTACGTCCCGCTCGCCGTCGCCGCCGCGGTGCTCGCCTTCCTGTTCATGGACAACCTGCGCGAGGCGAAGGCCGACCCGAAGCCGACCGCGGCCTCCCTGAAGCACGGCCACACCTACCTCATGGCGTTCCTCTACATCGGCACGTTCGGATCCTTCATCGGCTACTCCGCGGCCTTCCCCACGCTCCTCAAGGTGGTGTTCGAGCGCCCCGACATCGCGCTCAGCTGGGGCTTCCTCGGGGCGTTCATCGGCTCGCTCTCCCGTCCGTACGGCGGCAGGCTCGCGGACCGCATCGGCGGCTCCGTCGTCACGGTTCTGAGCTTCGTCGCGATGGCGGTCGCCGGGTACACGGCGGTGCTCGGAGTTCAGCACCACTCGTTGCTGGTCTTCTTCGTCTCGTTCATGGCGCTGTTCGCCTTCACCGGCATCGGCAACGGCTCCACCTACCGGATGATCCCGTCGATCTTCACCCGGATCCATGCCGACCAGGGTGAGGACAGCGATGAGTCCCGGCTGGACTTCAAGCGGCGCGCGGCCGGTGCCGTCGGCATCATCTCCGCCGTGGGCGCGTTCGGAGGATTCGCGATCCCGTTCGTCTACAAGTGGGCGAACGAGACCTACGGCACGATCGTGCCGGCTCTCCAGATCTACGTGGCGGTGTTCCTCGCGATGGCGGCCCTCACCGTCGTGTTCTACCTGCGTCCCGGCGCCCGGATGCGCAACGTCTGATGAGCATCGACCTGTCGGCAACGCGCCCGGCGGAGGCCGATGCCTCCGCCGGCGCGGTCGCCACCCACTGCCCCTACTGCGCGCTCCAGTGCGCGCAGACGCTCACCCCCACGCCGGGTGACCGTCTGCCTGTCACAGTCTCCGCACGCGACTTCCCCACCAACAGGGGAGGCATGTGCCAGAAGGGCTGGAGCTCCGCGGAGGTGCTGGCAGCCGCCGACAGGCTCACGACGCCGCTCGTGCGGGACGCGCGAGGCGCCGACCTGCGGCCCGCCACCTGGGACGAGGCGCTCGACATGGTCGCGTCCAGGATCACGGCCATCCAGCGGACGCACGGGCGCGACGCGGTCGCGATCTTCGGAGGCGGCGGCCTCACCAACGAGAAGGCGTACGCCTTGGGCAAGTTCGCGCGTGTCGCTCTGCGCACGCCGTACATCGACTACAACGGCCGCTTCTGCATGTCGTCGGCGGCCGCGGCGTCGAACCGAGCGTTCGGGATGGATCGAGGGCTCGGGTTCCCGCTCGCGGACATCGGAGGCGCCGACGCGGTGCTGATCATGGGCTCGAACGTCGCGGTGACCATGCCGCCGCTGGTGCAGCACCTCGCGGGCGTGCGCTCCCGGGGTGGCCTCGTGTACGTGGACCCACGGCGCTCGGCCACCGCGGCGCTGACCGACAACGGCTCCGGCGTGCACCTGCAGATCGTGCCTGGCACCGACATGGCGGTGCTGCTCAGCCTGCTCCACGTCCTCATCGACGAGGACCTGGTGGATCACGAGTACCTCGCGGCGCGGGTCGGCGGCTTCTCCGACGTCCGCGTCTCCGTGAGCGCGTGGTGGCCGGAACGTGCGGAGCAGGTGACGGGAATCGCCGCCGGGGCCCTGCGCCGCACCGCGCGGCTGCTGGCCTCCGCGAGCCCGGCCAAGGGCGGTGCAGGAGCGTACATCCTCACCGGGCGCGGCATGGAGCAGATGGCGTCAGGCACCGCCGCGGTGAGTGCCGCCATCAACCTGGCCCTGGCTCTGGGGCTGCCCGGTCGCGAAGGCTCCGGCTACGCGCCGATCACGGGGCAGGGCAACGGCCAAGGGGGGCGGGAGCATGGGCTCAAGGCCGATCAGCTGCCCGGGTACACGTCGATCGCCGACCCGGCGCGGCGTGCCCACGTGGCGTCCGTCTGGGGCGTCGACCCCGAGGACCTGCCCGGCCCGGGCGTGCCCGCCGTCGAGCTCCTGCGCCGGCTCGGCACCGACGGCGGACCGCGAGCGCTGCTGGTCCATGGCTCGAACATCGTCGTGTCGGCGCCGAACGCGGGTGCCGTCGCCGAGACGCTCCGACGGCTGGACCTGCTCGTGGTCGCGGATGTGGTGCCCTCGGAGACCGCCTCGTACGCCGACGTGGTGCTGCCCGTCACCCAGTGGGCCGAGGAGGACGGCACCATGACGAACCTGGAGGGCAGGATCCTGCGGCGCCGCAAGGCCGTCGACCCTCCGGGCGAGGCGAGGTCGGAGCTGTGGATCCTCGCCGAGCTTGCGCGGCGCCTCGGCGCGCGCGGCTTCTCCGAGGAGCCGGCGGAGGTCTTCGCCGAGCTCTGCCGCGCCTCTGCCGGCGGTGCGGCGGACTACTCGGGCGTCTCGTACGCACGGCTCGACGCAGGAGAGCAGATCCACTGGCCCTGCCCCGCCGGCGACGGGTCGCACCCCGGCACGCCGCGCGTCTTCCTCGACTCGTTCCCGACCCCGGACGGCCGCGCGCGCATGGTGTGCGTCGACTACCAGGGTCCTCGGGATGACGTGCGAGGCGACGCGCCTGTCTACCTGGTGACCGGTCGGGTCCTGACGCAGTACCAGTCCGGTGCCCAGACGCGCCGCGTGGGCGAGCTCGTCCGGAGCGAGCCGGAGGCCTTCGTGGAGCTCCACCCGTCGCTCGCCGAGTCGCACCGTCTCGAGGAGGGTGACCTGGTGGAGCTGCGCACCGCCCGCGGGGCGGTCGAGCTCCCTGCGCGCGTCACCGACGCGGTGCGCCCCGACACCGTGTTCGTGCCGTTCCACTGGCTGGGCAGCGCCAACGTGCTCACGAACGACGCGACCGACCCCACCTCGGGCATGCCCGAGTTCAAGGTGTGCGCCGTGGCGCTTCGCCCTGCGCGAGCGAACGAAGGGAGCCGGTCATGAGGAGGATCGTCGTCATCGGCGACGGGATGGTCGGTTCCCGATTCGCCGAGCTGCTCGTGGAGGCGGACCTCGGTGCGCACGTGACGCTGCTGGGCAAGGAGCCGGTCCCCGCGTACAACAGGGTGCTGCTGTCCAGCGTCGTCGCCGGCGCCAAGAGCGCCGACCTGCTGCGGATCGCCAAGGAGCATCCGCGGATCATGCGCCGCACGGGGGTCAGCGCGGTCACGGTGGATCGTGACCTCATGACGGTGGTGGACTCGACCGGTCGCACCCACCCGTACGCGGCTCTGGTGCTCGCGACGGGATCCGCCGCGCGAGTGCCTGCCGTCCAGGGCGTCGCCGACGCGCACGGCCTCGTCGACGGGGTGTTCGTGCTCAAGGACATGGCCGACGCGGACGGCATCGTCACGGCTGCAGGGCGCGCCCGGCGAGCGGTCGTGCTCGGGGCCGGAGTGCTCGGCCTCGAGGTCGCGACGGGCCTCGCCCGTCGCGGCATCGCCGTGCGTCTGGTGCACATCGCCGACCGGCTCATGGAGCGGCAGCTGGGCTGGGAGGCATCCGCGGTCGCCGAGTCGAGCCTGCGGCGGCTCGGCATCGAGTCGCACACGGGTGCCTCGCTCGCGCGGGTGCACACCACCAGGGGTCGTGTGACGTCGGTGCGGCTCGAGGACGGCTCCGAGCTGCTCACCGACATGGTGGTCATGTGTGCAGGGACCATCCCCGAGACGACGCTGGCGCGGGCGGCCGGCCTCGCGTGCGAACGCGGAGTGATCGTCGACGACTCGCTCGCGACGACTGACCCGCACATCTGGGCGATCGGCGACTGCGCGCAGCCGCCAGGCGGCGCGCGGGGGCTCGTCGCGCAAGGCTGGCAGCAGGCGTCCACCGTTGTCGGCGTTCTCACTGGAAGCGCTCCCGGTGCGTCCGACGCCGTGCCCACGTCCGACGTGGTGCGGGTGAAGGCTGATGGCATGGCGATGGTGGCCATGGGCGTCTGCGGAGACTTCGATCGGTCGGACCCGCGCTACCGGGTGCTCAGCCTCAAGGACCCCGAGGGTGGACGCTACATCGAGGTGGTGGTGTCGGGCGGGCAGCTGGTGGGTGCCACGTGCATCGGCGACGGCGACGTGGCCGCCACCCTCAGCGCCCTGTACACCCGCAGGCTTCCGGTGCCGCCGGACCCCGCCCAGCTGATGATCCGCGCGCTCGCCGGCGGGGGAGCAGCCGCGGCGACACGCGATCCTGCAGACCTGAAGGACGACGACAAGGTGTGCAACTGCAACACCGTCACCGCCGGCCGGATCCGCGAGGCGCTGGCGGACGGCTGCGAGACGGTCAAGGACGTCGCCGGCCGCACGCGCGCCACCACCGGCTGCGGCGACTGCACCTCGCTCGTCGAAGGACTGATCGCGTGCCACCGCGCTGTCGGCGCGAACCCCACCAACCCCGCGGCTCCGGTCGCTGTCACGCAAGGAGCCTGACATGTCCCAGCACATCGTGGTCATCGGGGCCGGCATGGTCGCCCACCGCTTCGTCGAGGCCTTGATGGACCGCGACGTCGACTCGGCGTTCCACGTGACCGTGGTCGGTGAGGAGCCGTATCTGCCCTACGACCGCATCGGTCTGTCACGGCTGTTCACCGGCGAGGAGCCTGCGTCGCTCACGCTCGGCGAGTCGCTGCTGTGGGCTCGCGGTGCGGTGCGGCTCCGCCGGGGAGCGCGGGCCACGCGCATCGACCGGGCGGTGCGCGAGGTCCACCTGGACGACGGCTCGACGCTTCCGTACGACCAGCTGGTGATCGCGACCGGGAGCTACGCATGGATGCCGCCCATCCACGGCTCCACCCTCGATGGCGTGTTCCTGTACCGCACCATCGACGACGTGGCCCGGATCCAGTCGTGGGCGCACAAGGTGACTGGCTCTGGGCGGTCGCCCCGCGGCGTCGCCCTGGGCGGCGGGCTGCTCGGGCTGGAGGCTGCGGGCGCGCTCTCGTCGATGGGGATCGCGACCACGGTCGTGCAGGCGGCGGATCGTCTCATGAACGTCCAGGTGGACGAGGGTGGCGGTCACGCGTTGACCAGGCTCATCGAGCGGCTCGGCGTCGACGTGAGGCTGAACGCCTTCTCGGACTCGTTCGTCGGAGACGACTCGGGTGCGGTCGCCGGGCTGCGGTTCACCGATGGCGACGAGATCCCCGCGGACATCGTCGTGGTGTCCGCCGGGGTGCGCCCGCGCGACGAGCTGGCTCGAGACGCCGGCCTGGAGATCGGCGAGCGCGGCGGCGTGGTCGTCGACGACTCGTGCCGCACCGCGGATCCCCATGTGTGGGCGATCGGCGAGGTCGCATGCATCCAGGGCGCCTGCTGGGGCCTGGTCGCCCCTGGCAACACGATGGCCGAGGTCGCGGTGGATGCCTTGCTCGGCGGCGCCTCGTCGTTCCCCGGAGCGGACGTCTCCACCAAGCTCAAGCTGCTGGGGGTGGACGTCGCGAGCTTCGGCGACGCCTTCGCGCGTACCCCTGGCGCGCTCGAGCTGGTCTACTCGGACCCGGTGGCGGGCGTGTACAAGAAGCTCGTGATGACCGACGACGCGAGGACGTTGCTCGGCGGGATCCTGGTGGGGGACGCGTCCGCGTATGCGAGCCTGCGACCGATGGTGGGTGCGGAGCTGCCGGGCGACCCGGCGGTGTGGCTGCTTCCTGAGGGTGGAGGGGAGAGGCCGCAGCTGGAGCTTCCCGACTCCGCGGCGGTGTGCTCATGCAACAACGTGTCCGCGGGCACGATCCGCAGCGCGGTGACCGACCATGACTGTCACGATCTCTCCGCCGTGAAGGCGTGCACCAGGGCCGGCACCTCGTGCGGGTCGTGCATCCCGCTCGTGAAGAAGGTCATGGGTGAGGAGATGGCGAAGCAGGGCCTGGTGGCGTCCACCGCCATGTGCGAGCACTTCGCCATGAGCCGTGCCGAGCTGTTCCAGGCGGTGCAGGTCGCGGAGCTCGACTCGTTCACGGCGATCGTCGAACGCTTCGGAACCGGCCGCGGGTGCGACATCTGCAAGCCCACCGTCGCCTCGATCCTCGCGAGCCTGTACAACCGTCACGTGCTCGCCGAGGGCCGCGCGGCGCTGCAGGACACGAACGACCGCGTGATGGCGAACATGCAGAAGGACGGCACGTACTCCGTCGTGCCGCGGGTGCCGGGCGGCGAGATCACGCCCGACAGGCTGATCGTGATCGGCGAGGTCGCGAAGGAGTTCCAGCTGTACACGAAGATCACGGGCGGGCAGCGGATCGACATGTTCGGTGCCCGCCTGGAGCAGCTCCCCGCGATCTGGAGCCGGCTGGTGGCGGCGGGGTTCGAGTCGGGGCATGCGTACGGCAAGTCGCTGCGTACCGTGAAGTCGTGCGTCGGCTCCACCTGGTGCCGGTACGGCGTGCAGGACTCGGTGGGCATGGCCATCGCGCTCGAGCTCCGGTACCGGGGCCTGCGCAGCCCTCACAAGATCAAGCTGGGGGTGTCCGGCTGCGCCCGCGAGTGCGCGGAGGCGCGAGGCAAGGACGTGGGCGTGATCGCCACCGAGAAGGGCTGGAACGTCTACGTGGGTGGCAACGGCGGTTTCACGCCGCGTCACGCGGAGCTGCTGGCCGAGGACCTGGACGACGACGGCCTGCTCCGGGTGATCGACCGGTACCTGATGCTCTACATCCGGACAGCGGACCGGCTGCAGCGCACCGCGCCCTGGCAGGAGGACTTCGAGGGCGGCCTCGATCGGCTGAAGGAGATCATCCTCGATGACGCTCTGGGCATCTGCGCCGAGCTCGACGCACACATGGCGCGCCACATCGACTCGTACGAGGACGAGTGGGCGGCCGTGCTGCGGGACCCGGAGCGGCTGCGCCAGTTCGCGAGCTTCGTGAACGCGCCGGAGACCCCTGACCCGTCGCTCGCCTACGTCGAGACGCGCGGCCAGCGCCGGCCCGCGACCACGGAGGAGCGTTCCTCCGGACCCGTGCTGATCGCTTCGACCACCCTGGAGGTCCGCTCATGACCACGACCATCGGCACGCGGCGGCTGGTCCGCGTATGCGCGCTTGCGGACCTGGTTCCCGAGCTCGGCACGGCAGCGCTCGTCGCGGGCCGCCAGGTCGCCGTGTTCCTGCTGGCGGACGGGTCCGTGCATGCGGTGCAGAACCTGTGCCCCTTCTCCGGCGCGCATGTGATGAGCCGGGGCATCACCGGCTCGCGTGGTGAGGAGCCGACGATCGCGAGCCCGTTGTACAAGCAGGTCTTCTCGCTGCTCACCGGGGAGTGCCTTGCCACGATGGACAAGGAGCCGGTGGTCGGCGAGCAGGCCGGCTTGGAGGTCTACCGGGTGGTGGTCGACAATGGCGACGTGATGGTGGAGTCGAAGGACCAGGAGTGACCGCACTTTTCGGGCTGGCGCTGACAGGTCGGCGGGTGGTGGTCGTGGGCGCGGGCAAGGTCGCGTCCCGACGCGTGCGACGCTTCCTCGCCGAGGGCGCGCATGTGTGCGTCGTCGCGCCCGCGGCTTCGGATGACATCAGGCGCCATGCGCAGCATGGCGACCTGGAGTGGCGGGACCGCGAGGCGGCGGCCGCGGACCTCGATGACGCGTGGTTCGTGCTCGCGGCCACCGATGACCCCGCCGTGAACGCCACCGTCGTCTCCTGGGCCGACGCGCGTCGCATCTTCAGCATCGACGTATCGGACGGCTCGCGAGGCTCGGCCCGCCAGGCCGCATCGTCGCAGCACGGCGATCTGGCCGTCGGCGTCGTGTCGACGGAGGGGCCGGACCCTGCGCGTATCCGCGCGGTGCGCGACGCCGTCGCAGCGCACATCGACGCGGGCGGTGTGGACCTTCGCCGGCGCCGGGCGCATGAGGGAAGGGTGATCCTCGTCGGCTCCGGCCCTGGGGACCCGTCGCTCATCACGGTCCGCGGGCGTCAGGCGCTCTCGGAGGCCGACGTGGTGGTCACCGACCGGCTGGGCGCCACCGAGCTGCTCGTCACCGTGCCGTACGACGTCGAGGTCGTCAACGTGGGCAAGTCGCCCGACAACCACCCGGTGCCGCAGCACGAGATCAACGCGCTGCTGGTGGATCGAGCCAAGCAAGGGCTCGTCGTGGTCAGGCTCAAGGGCGGCGACCCGTTCGTCTTCGGGCGCGGTGGCGAGGAGGTGCACGCGTGCCTGGAGGCAGGGGTGCCCGTGGAGGTCGTGCCCGGCGTGACCTCGGCGCTCTCCGTACCCGCGCTCGCTGGCATCCCTGTGACTCAGCGCCAGGTGGCCGGGACCGTCGTCATCACCTCCGGCCACGCGGGCGCGGATCCCACGGCCGTCGCTGCCATGGTCGAAGGTGCGACGCTGGTGGTCCTGATGGGCGTCAACGCGCTTCCTGGCATCGTCCAGGCTGGGCTGGATGCGGGTGCGGCACCTGGCATGCCGGTCGCCATCATCGAACGCGGCTCCACGCCGCAGGAGCGCATCACGCGCACCGTGCTCTCTGATGCTGTCCGTAGCGCAGGGGAAACCGGGGTGAAACCTCCCGCGATTATCGTGATCGGACAGGTGGCGCACCCCGAGCTCCTCGCCTCGGCGGCGGCAGCCACCCCGCACTCGTAGGGGAGCCGCATGTCGACGCCAGGTGAGCCGCTCGCAGGCTGTGTCATCGTGATCACGGCCGATCGACGCAAACGTGAGCTCGCCTCCGCGCTGGAGCGCAGAGGGGCCACGGTCGTTCACGCGCCAGCGCTCTCGACCATCCCGCACCTGGACGACGCACGCCTCATCGAGGACACGAAGCGCCTGATCGACTCGCCGCCCGACATCGTCGTGGCGACCACAGGCATCGGGTTCCGCGGGTGGATCGAGGCGGCGGACGCCGCCGGCCTCGTCGACGATCTGCTCGAGGCGATGGCGGGTGCTCGGCTCGTCGCGCGCGGCCCTAAGGCGCGCGGCGCGATCCAGGCTGCGGGCCTCGAGGCGGATTGGGTCGCCGAGTCCGAGACGTCGTCCGAGCTGCGCGACTACCTGCTCGCCGAAGGCGTGGCGGGTCTGCGCGTGGCCGTGCAGCATCACGGCAACGGTGCGGACGGTCTGGACGAGGCGTTCGAGGCGGCGGGAGCGGAGGTGCAGAGCCTCCTCGTGTACGGATGGGGCCCTCCGTTGGATCCCCGACCTCACGCGGAGTGGGTGGACAACGCGGCGGCTGGAAGGGCGGACGCGGTGGCGTTCACGTCGGCTCCTGCGGCGCAGTCGTGGCTCGCCTGCGTGGAGGAGCACGGGCTCATGGATGCGATGCGTGCACGGTCCGTCGCGGGCCAGCTGCTGCTCGTCGCCGTCGGTCCGGTCACGGCGGCTCCGCTGATCGAGGCGGGCATGCAGGTCGGGTTCCCCAGCCGGTGGCGCCTCGGCGCGCTGGTGCGCGAGCTCGTCAAGCATTACGCGGAGACGGTGGCGGGGGTGTCGACCCCTGACGGGATGCTCGTGATGCGTGCGACGTCCGCGGTGCTCGACGGTCATGTGCTTCCCCTCACCCCCAGCGGGCTCGAGCTGCTGAGGGCGCTCGCCCGCGCCGGCGGCAGCGTCGTGACTCGCGAGCAGCTCTCGGACATGCTTCCCGGCGCCCAGGGCTCGAGCCACGCGGTCGATGCGGCGATCAACCGGCTGCGTGAGAACGCGGGATCGAGGGACCTGGTGCGCACGGTGGTGAAGAGGGGGTACGCGTTGGCGGTGAGCATCGCATGAGCGGGCGTCCTACGCTGATCGGGTGCGCGCACGGCACCAGGTCGCCGACGGGGCAGGCGACGGTGCGTGCCCTGCTCGACGAGGTGCGGCGCGCGTTGCCTGACGTCGACGTGAGGGAGGCGTATGTGGACGTCCACGGTCCCTCGCTGGACGATGTCGTCGCCTCGATCGAGCCGGCGGGCGGGGGGACGACGGCGGTCGTCGTCCCGTTGCTGCTCGCCGGCGGCTACCACGTCCATCACGACATCGCGAAGGCGGTCGAAGGCCGGGACGACGTGGTCGCGGTCCCTGCTCTGGGACCGGACTCGCGCCTGGTGCGGATCGTGGTGGAGCGGCTCAGGGACGCGGGGGCGTCGCCCGCGGCGACGGTGGTTCTCGCACCTGCGGGCTCGTCGGACCCGCGCTCCACGGCGGACACCGAGCGGACGGCTGACATGCTGCGCACCGCCTGGGGCGGTCCCGTGCGGGTCGGCTACGCTGCGGGGATGCACCCGAGCGTGCCCGACGCCGTGCTCGATGCGCGTGCGTTCGGCGAGGACGAGGAGGTCGTGGTGGCCTCCTTCCTGCTTGCGCCCGGCGTCTTCCAGGAGCGTCTCGCGGACTCCGGTGCGACTCTCGTGACGGCGCCGCTGGCGCCTCATCGAAGCCTTGTCGACATCGTCGTGGAACGCTACATGGCGGGCTGCGATGGCTGACCCGTTCCTGCGTCAGCGTGTGCTCCCAGGGTTCGGCGACGAAGGTCAGGAGGCGCTTCGAGGCGCCCACGTGGCGATCGTCGGCATGGGAGGGCTGGGGTGCCCGGCCGCCCAGTACCTCGCCACCGCGGGCGTGGGCTCGCTGACCCTCATCGACTCCGATCGCGTCGCGACGTCCAACCTGCATCGCCAGATCCTGTTCGGGCCCGAGGACGTCGGTCGTCGCAAGGCGGAGGCGGCTGCGGACGCGCTGCGTCGCGTCGCGCCGTGGTGCGCCACGACGATCGCGTGCGAGCGGCTCACGCAGGATTCAGGAGCCCTGCTCGATGCGGCGGACCTGGTGGTCGACGGCACCGACACGTGGACGAGTCGACGCGCGGTCGCGGCTGCGGCCCGTGAGCGCAGCGTGCCCGTCGTCTGGGGTGCGGTCCACGGCTGGTACG
This genomic window contains:
- a CDS encoding sirohydrochlorin chelatase is translated as MSGRPTLIGCAHGTRSPTGQATVRALLDEVRRALPDVDVREAYVDVHGPSLDDVVASIEPAGGGTTAVVVPLLLAGGYHVHHDIAKAVEGRDDVVAVPALGPDSRLVRIVVERLRDAGASPAATVVLAPAGSSDPRSTADTERTADMLRTAWGGPVRVGYAAGMHPSVPDAVLDARAFGEDEEVVVASFLLAPGVFQERLADSGATLVTAPLAPHRSLVDIVVERYMAGCDG
- a CDS encoding HesA/MoeB/ThiF family protein — encoded protein: MADPFLRQRVLPGFGDEGQEALRGAHVAIVGMGGLGCPAAQYLATAGVGSLTLIDSDRVATSNLHRQILFGPEDVGRRKAEAAADALRRVAPWCATTIACERLTQDSGALLDAADLVVDGTDTWTSRRAVAAAARERSVPVVWGAVHGWYGQVTVFGGAVALHDVYPHDEVGELDRCEGQGVVGAVCGQIGTAMASRALAVLLGHDAGEGRLDHLDGRTGRWREIRVRSRARTHA